From a region of the Chroicocephalus ridibundus chromosome 8, bChrRid1.1, whole genome shotgun sequence genome:
- the TEDC2 gene encoding tubulin epsilon and delta complex protein 2, translating to MLPAGRGRRLAAALLAALGEGAERRRELEQRAERSRALLRCWGYEEEEQPHPEADSSNGHEIKPSPKELAELELLNRALEKALKIRKSVLKKTPLEAQRATGEKSAGEGPAPKNVEEQQVPVPLGVVPESTKVITVSKKPASLKKPSPCQLRAPYRTEPDVKKLQRKAPARCVSQGSRTAGKNLSKGLACKPGRSHRTAVSASDGDTCVAAELQKTSGLSKSALNKQQSFSVGDSAGGKNSIAAGRHVFDAGKKSCGSLGESSRKEDPATEGVLGRSTSPQTVTLQQKGCQLKLPLPYRKAYSRNSRAWERCCLRQTNADAAAARNRFIEGIQTTFGSPMPAFSPAKIEKELKVLQDVPSLLSQYVEAELADHPTLQREYESLLTLEGLQTTVSQCLHKLQLLRAALESQMRLCPDCAEDIGSCSPACVPPRGQMCDSAGVLAVPLLCYSSFQELRDLFALKLQVSMLHQEIALQQIIMAELLPVLESRLYPEEASAAQLYRVIYTQLCEGGKRFPVLVRDELTD from the exons ATGCTGCCTGCGGGCCGCGGCCGGCG GTTGGCGGCGGCGCTGTTGGCGGCGCTGGGCGaaggcgcggagcggcggcgggagctggAGCAgcgggcggagcggagccgggcccTCCTGCGGTGCTG GGGCtatgaggaagaggagcagccgCACCCGGAGGCCGACTCTAGCAATGGACACG AGATCAAGCCTTCACCCAAGGAGCTGGCGGAGCTGGAACTGCTGAACAGGGCCTTAGAGAAGGCACTGAAAATCaggaaaagtgttttgaaaaaaactcCTTTAGAGGCCCAGAGAGCTACAGGAGAGAAATCTGcaggtgagggacctgctcccaAGAATGTTGAAGAGCAGCAAGTGCCTGTACCTCTTGGGGTTGTTCCTGAGAGCACAAAGGTGATAACTGTAAGCAAAAAGCCTGCTTCTTTGAAGAAGCCCTCTCCATGCCAGCTAAGAGCCCCTTACAGGACTGAGCCAGATGTgaaaaaactgcaaagaaaagccCCAGCCAGATGTGTTTCACAAGGCTCCAGGACAGCTGGGAAGAACCTGTCAAAAGGGTTGGCTTGCAAACCAGGAAGGAGTCATAGGACAGCAGTCAGTGCCAGTGACGGAGACACCTGTGTGGCAGCTGAACTCCAAAAGACATCTGGCTTGTCCAAATCTGCCCTGAATaagcagcaaagcttttctgTAGGGGATTCAGCTGGTGGAAAGAACTCTATAGCTGCTGGCAGGCATGTATTTGATGCAGGGAAGAAAAGTTGTGGTTCCCTGGGAGAGTCCagcagaaaggaggaccctgcAACTGAAGGTGTGTTGGGAAGAAGCACCTCACCTCAGACAGTCACCCTGCAGCAAAAGGG ATGCCAGCTGAAGCTACCCCTTCCCTACAGGAAAGCCTATTCCAGGAACTCCAG GGCATGGGAGAGATGTTGTCTCCGCCAAACAAATGCGGATGCAGCAGCTGCAAGGAACCGTTTTATAGAGGGGATCCAGACAACT tTTGGCTCACCAATGCCGGCCTTCAGTCCTGCGAAGATAGAGAAGGAGTTAAAGGTCCTCCAGGATGTCCCCTCCCTTCTGAGCCAGTATGTGGAAGCTGAGCTTgcag ATCATCCCACTCTGCAAAGAGAGTATGAAAGCCTTCTAACCTTGGAGGGTTTGCAGACCACGGTTTCCCAGTGCCTGCATAAGCTGCAGCTTCTGCGAGCAG CTCTCGAGTCCCAGATGAGGCTGTGCCCAGACTGCGCTGAGGATATAggaagctgctctccagcctgtgTTCCCCCCAGGGGACAGATGTGTGACAGTGCAGGTGTGCTGGCTGTGCCTCTCCTCTGTTACTCCAGTTTCCAGGAGCTGAGGGACCTGTTTGCCTTGAAGCTGCAAGTGTCGATGCTGCACCAAGAAATTGCCTTACAACAG ATCATCATGGCAGAACTCCTTCCTGTCCTGGAGTCCAGGCTCTACCCAGAAGA